The Phoenix dactylifera cultivar Barhee BC4 unplaced genomic scaffold, palm_55x_up_171113_PBpolish2nd_filt_p 000467F, whole genome shotgun sequence genome has a segment encoding these proteins:
- the LOC103697138 gene encoding uncharacterized protein LOC103697138, producing the protein MVGPAQVGVLAACVVLFVPMGMAGWHLSRNKMLFFSGALFITLAVGVHLTPYFPSLSQLLLSSLSSSPPHHPLHLPRPSTCLPFLHRLSWLPSSPTASSPALWQWAPSAPTLSCGFQRLSRLDASDLLNGSWILVAGDSQARLFVLALLRLLLDPAAMDPVEADLFRRHSDYHIAVADHGIKLDFVWAPFEPNLTAIFRDLRTGPRYPDVLVLGSGLWHMLHVTNSSEYGESLVAVKKAAASLVSPVSPEFGLDGILASSVQPPHMFWLGLPTLVTSMLNTEEKRERMNRTVWEAYDRGVGESKILKRSGGPFLLLNIGLLSRGCGRRCTADGMHYDGVVYEAALHIMLNALLIESQQRI; encoded by the coding sequence ATGGTGGGCCCGGCGCAGGTGGGTGTGCTCGCGGCGTGCGTGGTTCTGTTCGTGCCGATGGGGATGGCCGGATGGCACCTGAGCCGGAACAAGATGCTCTTCTTCAGCGGCGCCCTCTTCATCACCCTCGCCGTCGGCGTCCATCTAACCCCCTatttcccctctctctcccaactcctcctctcctccctctcctcctccccccctcATCATCCCCTCCATCTACCCCGTCCCTCCACCTGCCTCCCCTTTCTCCACCGCCTCTCCTGGCTCCCCTCCTCTCCCACCGCCTCCTCCCCCGCCCTCTGGCAGTGGGCCCCATCCGCACCCACCCTCTCCTGCGGCTTCCAGCGCCTCTCCCGCCTCGACGCGTCCGACCTCCTCAACGGCTCCTGGATCCTCGTCGCCGGCGATTCCCAGGCCCGCCTCTTCGTCCTTGCCCTCCTCCGCCTTCTCCTCGACCCCGCCGCCATGGACCCCGTCGAGGCCGACCTCTTCCGCCGCCACAGCGACTACCATATCGCCGTCGCCGACCATGGCATCAAGCTCGACTTCGTCTGGGCTCCTTTCGAGCCCAACCTCACCGCCATCTTCCGCGATCTCCGCACAGGGCCCCGCTACCCCGACGTCCTCGTCCTCGGCTCCGGTCTCTGGCACATGCTCCACGTCACCAACTCGTCGGAGTATGGCGAATCCCTGGTCGCCGTTAAGAAGGCGGCGGCGTCTCTGGTTTCGCCTGTCTCGCCGGAGTTCGGGCTCGATGGCATCTTGGCGTCCTCGGTCCAGCCGCCCCACATGTTCTGGCTGGGCCTGCCGACGCTGGTGACCTCGATGCTCAACAccgaggagaagagggagaggatgaaCCGGACGGTATGGGAGGCGTACGATCGGGGGGTGGGCGAAAGCAAGATCTTGAAAAGATCAGGTGGGCCGTTTCTGTTGCTCAACATTGGATTGTTGAGTCGGGGCTGCGGCCGCCGGTGCACGGCCGATGGAATGCATTATGATGGGGTCGTCTACGAGGCAGCCCTCCACATTATGCTAAATGCTTTGCTGATCGAGTCTCAGCAGCGTATTTGA